A region from the Janthinobacterium agaricidamnosum genome encodes:
- the tssH gene encoding type VI secretion system ATPase TssH has translation MSNHLKTLIAKLNDTARTAATRAAAICVGLGQYEVDVEHLFLALLEQERSDFVTIARRSEISLTALEADLRREIGGFRTGSARTPVFSRHLPLLFEHAWLIASLDTTRPGPIRSRHLLLALLTEPELSQLAYRGSKLFARFSVEQLKHHPDKLTAGSDEEESAAVPQLADLSEDPVAALASKSPALDQFTTDLTQLARDGKLDPVIGREAEIRQAVDILLRRRQNNPILTGEAGVGKTAVVEGLALRIAAGDVPEVLQGAHIHALDMGLLQAGASVKGEFESRLKNVIDEVTKSPHPIILFIDEAHTMIGAGGQAGQNDAANLLKPALARGALRTIAATTWSEYKKYFEKDAALARRFQVVKVEEPSEDIACAMLRAMAPLMERHFGIRVRDAAIVEAVRLSHRYISGRQLPDKAISVLDTACAKVALGQRATPAQLENAHRRQERIGAEIAALSREAADGEAPDNAGAVRLAQLRREHDEGQAQIAALAQRWEREKTLVAQIGDLRAQLRGERPGEIGAARLLALKEELAALQGEAPLSPLEVDAQVVAGIVAGWTGIPLGKMLKDEIRTVLTLEGALRERVLGQDHVIDAVAQRVRTARASLDDPNKPQAVFLFTGPSGTGKTETALALADLLYGGERKLITINMSEYQEAHSVAGLKGSPPGYVGYGEGGVLTEAVRRQPYSVVLLDEAEKAHPDVLELFFQVFDKGVLDDAEGREVDFRNTIIIATSNLGSGAMMAACLNRVAQDLPTPAALEELVRPQLVAHFKPALLGRLKVLPFYPLNDAVLAEIIALKLARIGARIARNHQAQFSHDAGLVDAVLARCTEVDSGARNVDQILNGSLLPAIAEAVLARMAAGEPLASIRVTANKQGQFKYTIK, from the coding sequence ATGAGCAATCATTTGAAAACCTTGATCGCCAAACTCAATGACACGGCGCGCACGGCCGCCACCCGCGCCGCCGCCATCTGCGTGGGACTGGGCCAGTACGAAGTCGATGTCGAGCACCTGTTCCTGGCGCTGCTGGAGCAGGAGCGCAGCGATTTCGTCACCATCGCGCGGCGCAGCGAAATCAGCCTGACGGCGCTGGAGGCGGACCTGCGCCGCGAGATCGGCGGCTTCAGGACGGGCAGCGCGCGCACGCCCGTGTTTTCGCGGCACTTGCCGCTGCTGTTCGAACACGCCTGGCTGATCGCTTCGCTGGACACGACGCGGCCAGGGCCCATCCGCAGCCGCCATCTGTTGCTGGCGCTGCTGACGGAGCCGGAACTGTCGCAGCTCGCGTACCGCGGCTCGAAGCTGTTCGCCCGCTTCAGCGTGGAGCAGTTGAAACACCATCCGGACAAGCTGACGGCAGGTTCTGATGAAGAGGAAAGCGCGGCGGTGCCGCAGCTTGCCGACCTGTCCGAAGATCCTGTTGCCGCCCTGGCCAGCAAATCCCCGGCGCTGGACCAGTTCACCACCGACCTGACGCAGCTGGCGCGCGACGGCAAGCTCGATCCCGTGATCGGCCGCGAGGCCGAGATACGCCAGGCCGTCGACATCCTGCTGCGCCGGCGCCAGAACAATCCGATACTCACGGGCGAGGCGGGCGTGGGCAAGACGGCCGTGGTGGAAGGCCTGGCCTTGCGCATCGCCGCCGGCGACGTGCCCGAGGTGCTGCAGGGCGCGCACATCCACGCGCTCGACATGGGCTTGCTGCAGGCCGGCGCCAGCGTGAAGGGCGAGTTCGAAAGCCGGCTGAAAAATGTCATCGACGAGGTGACGAAAAGCCCGCATCCGATCATCCTCTTCATCGACGAGGCGCACACCATGATCGGCGCCGGCGGCCAGGCGGGACAGAACGACGCGGCCAATCTGCTGAAACCGGCGCTGGCGCGCGGCGCCCTGCGCACCATCGCCGCCACCACCTGGAGCGAGTACAAAAAGTACTTTGAAAAGGATGCGGCGCTGGCGCGGCGCTTCCAGGTGGTGAAGGTGGAAGAGCCGAGCGAAGACATCGCCTGCGCCATGCTGCGCGCCATGGCGCCGCTGATGGAGCGCCATTTCGGCATCCGCGTGCGCGACGCCGCCATCGTCGAGGCGGTACGCCTGTCGCACCGCTACATCAGCGGGCGCCAGCTTCCCGACAAGGCCATCAGCGTGCTCGATACGGCGTGCGCCAAGGTGGCGCTGGGCCAGCGCGCCACGCCGGCGCAGCTGGAAAACGCGCACCGGCGGCAGGAACGCATCGGTGCGGAAATCGCCGCCCTGAGCCGCGAAGCGGCCGATGGCGAAGCGCCCGACAATGCCGGCGCCGTGCGCCTGGCGCAGCTGCGGCGCGAGCATGACGAAGGACAGGCGCAGATCGCGGCGCTGGCGCAGCGCTGGGAGCGCGAAAAAACGCTGGTGGCGCAGATTGGCGACTTGCGCGCGCAGCTGCGCGGCGAGCGGCCGGGCGAGATCGGCGCGGCGCGCCTGCTGGCGCTGAAGGAAGAGCTGGCGGCCCTGCAGGGAGAGGCGCCGCTGTCGCCGCTGGAAGTCGATGCGCAGGTGGTGGCCGGCATCGTCGCCGGCTGGACCGGCATCCCGCTGGGAAAAATGCTCAAGGACGAGATCCGCACGGTGCTGACCCTGGAGGGCGCGCTGCGCGAACGGGTGCTGGGACAGGACCACGTCATCGACGCGGTGGCGCAGCGCGTGCGCACGGCGCGCGCCAGCCTGGACGACCCGAACAAGCCGCAAGCCGTGTTCCTGTTCACGGGGCCGTCGGGCACGGGCAAGACGGAAACGGCGCTGGCGCTGGCCGATCTGCTGTACGGCGGCGAGCGCAAGCTCATTACCATCAATATGAGCGAGTACCAGGAAGCGCACAGCGTGGCGGGCCTGAAAGGCTCGCCGCCCGGCTATGTCGGCTATGGCGAAGGCGGCGTGCTGACGGAAGCCGTGCGGCGCCAGCCCTACAGCGTGGTGCTGCTCGACGAGGCGGAAAAAGCCCACCCCGACGTGCTCGAATTGTTCTTCCAGGTGTTCGACAAGGGCGTGCTCGATGATGCGGAAGGGCGCGAAGTCGATTTTCGCAACACCATCATCATCGCCACGTCGAACCTGGGGTCCGGCGCCATGATGGCCGCCTGCCTGAACCGGGTCGCGCAAGACTTGCCCACGCCGGCCGCGCTGGAAGAACTGGTGCGCCCGCAACTGGTGGCGCACTTCAAGCCGGCCCTGCTGGGGCGCCTGAAAGTGCTGCCGTTTTATCCCCTGAACGACGCGGTGCTGGCCGAAATCATCGCCCTGAAGCTGGCGAGGATAGGCGCACGCATCGCGCGCAACCACCAGGCGCAGTTCAGTCACGATGCTGGCCTGGTCGACGCCGTGCTGGCGCGCTGCACCGAGGTCGATTCGGGCGCGCGTAATGTCGATCAAATTCTGAACGGCAGCCTGCTGCCGGCGATCGCCGAAGCGGTGCTGGCGCGCATGGCGGCAGGCGAGCCGCTCGCGTCGATACGCGTCACTGCAAATAAGCAGGGGCAGTTCAAATACACCATCAAATAA
- the tssE gene encoding type VI secretion system baseplate subunit TssE yields the protein MDSYVPGLFDRLMDDGGGAAGGVAVRLSLEQLKDAVARDLEELLNTRVALPPGALDAYPECAASIVNYGLIDFAGMCLSSSDDRARICAALKAAIERHEPRLRNVRARLEREAGSINRVGFVISGTLAVMAGGEAVNFDAVLQPSSLRYSINRKGAAA from the coding sequence ATGGACAGTTATGTACCTGGCCTGTTTGACCGCCTGATGGATGACGGCGGCGGTGCGGCGGGCGGCGTGGCGGTGCGCCTGTCGCTGGAACAATTGAAGGATGCGGTGGCGCGCGACCTGGAGGAACTGCTCAACACGCGCGTGGCCCTGCCGCCCGGCGCGCTCGACGCCTATCCGGAATGCGCGGCCTCCATCGTCAACTATGGCCTCATCGATTTCGCCGGCATGTGCCTGTCCAGCAGCGATGACCGCGCCCGCATCTGCGCCGCGCTGAAGGCGGCCATCGAACGCCATGAACCGCGCCTGCGCAATGTACGCGCCCGCCTGGAGCGCGAAGCGGGCAGCATCAACCGCGTCGGCTTCGTCATCAGCGGCACCCTGGCCGTGATGGCCGGCGGCGAGGCGGTGAATTTCGACGCCGTGCTGCAGCCGTCGTCGCTGCGCTATTCGATCAACCGCAAGGGAGCCGCCGCATGA
- a CDS encoding Hcp family type VI secretion system effector: MAIDVYLQIDGIKGESTDDKHKDWIECKSVSWSVEQPKSATASTGGGHTAERCEHKDIVISKLADLASPVLLQTCSAGKTIPKARFEFMRADGQGERVKYFEIEIENVLIGAVTPNVEEGDILGEHVGFKFSKVKWKYTQQKVTGGAGGNTSGGWDLAANRVA, encoded by the coding sequence ATGGCAATCGATGTATATCTGCAGATAGACGGCATCAAGGGCGAGTCCACCGATGACAAGCACAAGGACTGGATCGAATGCAAATCGGTCAGCTGGAGCGTCGAGCAGCCGAAGTCCGCCACCGCCTCGACGGGCGGCGGCCACACGGCCGAACGCTGCGAACACAAAGACATCGTCATCTCCAAGCTGGCCGACCTGGCCTCGCCGGTGCTGTTGCAGACCTGCTCGGCCGGCAAGACCATCCCCAAGGCGCGCTTCGAATTCATGCGCGCCGACGGGCAAGGGGAGCGCGTCAAGTATTTTGAAATCGAAATCGAGAACGTATTGATCGGCGCCGTGACGCCGAATGTGGAAGAAGGCGACATCCTCGGTGAACACGTCGGCTTCAAATTCTCGAAAGTGAAGTGGAAATACACGCAGCAAAAAGTGACGGGCGGCGCCGGCGGCAATACTTCGGGCGGCTGGGACCTGGCCGCGAACCGCGTGGCTTGA
- the tssC gene encoding type VI secretion system contractile sheath large subunit: protein MSTQAEALAVSTPGAPAATDLLDQIVEQSRVAKSGAEHARARDLISELVAQVLDGTVLMSSSLSATLDARVAEIDRLISAQLSEIMHAAPFQQLEQSWTGLRYLVGNSDTGTRLQIRMFNATKRELVKDFQAALEFDQSSMFKKVYEEEFGTFGGAPFAALLGDFAISRQPEDMYFVEQMSHVAAAAHAPFIASAAPELFGLESYGDLGKPRDLAKVFDTVEYAKWKAFRESEDARYVGLTLPRFLGRLPFNPVDGTTVDGFNFVEEVDGSDHHKYLWCNAAYAFGSKLTRAFADYGWCAAIRGVEGGGLVDDLPTHTFKTDEGDVALKCPAEVAITDRREKELSDLGFISLVHCKNTAYAAFFGAQSAQKSRKYNSDAANANAVLSSQLQYIFAVSRIAHYMKAMMRDKIGSFAAASSVEDFLNRWLMQYVLLDDNASQEQKAQFPLREASVQVHEVPGRPGVYRAVSFLRPHFQLDELSVSLRLVAELPKSTNS, encoded by the coding sequence ATGAGTACCCAGGCAGAGGCCCTAGCAGTATCCACGCCCGGTGCGCCGGCCGCGACCGACTTGCTCGACCAGATCGTCGAGCAAAGCCGCGTCGCCAAGTCCGGTGCCGAACATGCGCGCGCGCGTGACCTGATCTCGGAACTGGTGGCCCAGGTGCTCGACGGCACGGTGCTGATGTCGAGCAGCCTGTCGGCCACCTTGGACGCGCGCGTGGCGGAGATCGACCGCCTGATCTCGGCCCAGCTCAGCGAAATCATGCACGCGGCGCCGTTCCAGCAGCTCGAACAAAGCTGGACGGGGCTGCGCTACCTGGTCGGCAATTCCGACACGGGCACGCGCCTGCAGATCCGCATGTTCAACGCCACCAAGCGCGAACTGGTGAAGGATTTCCAGGCCGCGCTGGAGTTCGACCAGAGCAGCATGTTCAAGAAGGTGTATGAAGAGGAATTCGGCACTTTCGGCGGTGCGCCATTTGCCGCGCTGCTGGGCGACTTCGCCATCTCGCGCCAGCCGGAAGACATGTATTTCGTCGAGCAGATGTCGCACGTCGCCGCCGCCGCGCACGCGCCCTTCATCGCCTCGGCTGCGCCGGAACTGTTTGGCCTGGAAAGCTACGGTGACCTGGGCAAGCCGCGCGACCTGGCCAAGGTGTTCGATACCGTCGAGTACGCGAAATGGAAAGCCTTCCGCGAATCCGAGGACGCGCGCTACGTCGGTCTGACCTTGCCCCGCTTCCTGGGCCGGCTGCCGTTCAATCCCGTCGACGGCACCACGGTCGACGGTTTTAACTTTGTCGAGGAAGTCGACGGCAGCGACCATCACAAATACCTGTGGTGTAACGCCGCGTATGCGTTTGGCAGCAAGCTGACGCGCGCCTTTGCCGACTACGGCTGGTGCGCCGCCATCCGCGGCGTGGAGGGCGGCGGTCTGGTGGACGACCTGCCGACCCACACCTTCAAGACGGACGAGGGAGACGTGGCCCTGAAATGCCCGGCCGAAGTGGCGATCACCGACCGGCGCGAAAAGGAGTTGTCGGACCTGGGCTTCATCTCGCTGGTGCATTGCAAGAACACGGCGTATGCGGCGTTTTTCGGCGCGCAGTCGGCGCAGAAAAGCCGCAAGTACAACAGCGACGCGGCCAACGCCAACGCGGTGCTGTCGTCGCAGCTGCAGTACATCTTCGCCGTCTCGCGCATCGCGCATTACATGAAGGCCATGATGCGCGACAAGATCGGCAGCTTTGCCGCCGCCTCCAGCGTGGAAGATTTTCTGAACCGCTGGCTGATGCAGTACGTGCTGCTCGACGATAACGCCAGCCAGGAACAGAAGGCGCAATTCCCGTTGCGCGAGGCGTCCGTGCAGGTGCATGAAGTACCGGGCCGGCCCGGCGTGTACCGCGCCGTGTCGTTCCTGCGGCCGCACTTCCAGCTCGATGAATTATCCGTTTCGCTCCGACTGGTCGCGGAGTTGCCGAAGTCGACCAATTCCTGA
- the tssB gene encoding type VI secretion system contractile sheath small subunit: MSKSDSVQKRLKQVRAPRVQMTYDVEIGDAIENKELPFVVGVLGDFGGNPDSEKKRLKDRKFVSIDSANFDEVLSGVEPVARFAVPNRISEAGGTFAVDLHFRSMDDFRPESVVRQVDPLRKLLEARTKLADLRNKLAGNDKLEDLLTEVLNNTDSLATLKPQFPAQED; the protein is encoded by the coding sequence ATGTCCAAGTCCGACAGCGTGCAAAAACGCCTGAAGCAGGTACGCGCGCCGCGCGTGCAAATGACCTATGACGTCGAGATCGGCGACGCGATTGAAAACAAGGAGCTGCCCTTCGTGGTCGGCGTGCTGGGCGACTTTGGCGGCAACCCTGACAGCGAGAAAAAACGCCTGAAGGACCGCAAGTTCGTTTCCATCGACAGCGCCAATTTCGACGAAGTGCTGTCCGGCGTGGAGCCGGTGGCCCGTTTCGCCGTGCCGAACCGTATCAGCGAGGCGGGCGGCACGTTCGCCGTCGATCTGCACTTCCGCTCGATGGACGACTTCCGCCCGGAATCGGTGGTGCGCCAGGTCGATCCCTTGCGCAAGCTGCTCGAGGCGCGCACCAAGCTGGCCGACCTGCGCAACAAGCTGGCCGGCAACGACAAGCTGGAAGACTTGCTGACGGAAGTGCTGAACAACACGGACAGCCTGGCTACCCTGAAACCGCAGTTCCCAGCGCAGGAGGATTGA
- a CDS encoding tetratricopeptide repeat protein, whose protein sequence is MKPATISLRIVCLASALLLAACATPDQSASPKPAAPTLAQVMSDADAAARAGQYERAMTLLQRGGASYPADKAPWLQMAQMKFDRGQYGDAIGHALEALERDPDDKVANSIVAVSGLRLSGKALADLSRQNNLNGSLRSEAQDLAKLLRASIGEDVLVPPARRPPAAGKRAAGSGTPAAKGAAQQGSAADPFSGLK, encoded by the coding sequence ATGAAGCCAGCCACGATATCGCTCCGTATTGTCTGCCTTGCCAGCGCCTTGCTGCTGGCCGCCTGCGCCACGCCGGATCAGTCGGCGTCCCCAAAACCTGCCGCACCGACCCTGGCGCAAGTGATGAGCGACGCCGATGCGGCGGCGCGCGCCGGCCAGTACGAGCGTGCCATGACCCTGCTTCAGCGCGGCGGCGCGAGCTATCCCGCCGACAAGGCGCCGTGGCTGCAAATGGCGCAGATGAAGTTCGACCGCGGCCAGTACGGCGACGCCATCGGCCATGCGCTTGAAGCGCTGGAGCGCGACCCGGACGACAAGGTGGCCAACAGCATCGTCGCCGTCAGCGGCTTGCGCCTTTCCGGCAAGGCGCTGGCCGATCTGTCGCGGCAAAATAATCTGAATGGTTCGTTGCGCTCGGAAGCGCAGGACCTGGCCAAGCTGCTGCGCGCAAGCATAGGCGAAGACGTCCTGGTGCCGCCGGCCAGGCGCCCGCCGGCGGCCGGCAAGCGCGCGGCCGGTTCCGGTACGCCGGCGGCGAAGGGCGCGGCGCAGCAAGGCAGCGCGGCCGACCCGTTCAGCGGCCTGAAATAA
- the tssJ gene encoding type VI secretion system lipoprotein TssJ: MPPDALLRPARATALPLLALLQALLLTGCAGGAIGTLANAALQMAGVAKPPPELPDAQQPPRNVSIRLHAAQRLNTDADGRPLALVARIYKLRQSAAFEQAPYDSFLDAQREKAALGADLMEVKEVLLVPGQRYEVQEKVSKEAYFIGVVALFRAPATQRWRATFAAPDAERSGITVGLHACALSISGTSTLSAPRCQ; this comes from the coding sequence ATGCCACCTGACGCCCTGCTCCGCCCGGCCCGCGCCACCGCGCTACCGCTGCTGGCATTGCTGCAAGCGTTGCTGCTGACCGGCTGCGCGGGCGGCGCCATCGGCACCCTGGCCAACGCGGCGCTGCAAATGGCCGGCGTGGCCAAGCCGCCGCCGGAACTGCCCGACGCGCAGCAGCCGCCGCGCAATGTCAGCATCCGCCTGCACGCGGCGCAGCGCCTGAACACCGATGCCGACGGCAGGCCGCTGGCGCTGGTGGCACGCATCTACAAGCTGCGCCAGAGCGCAGCCTTCGAGCAGGCGCCTTACGACAGCTTCCTCGACGCGCAGCGCGAAAAAGCGGCGCTGGGCGCCGACCTGATGGAAGTCAAAGAGGTGCTGCTGGTGCCGGGCCAGCGCTACGAAGTACAGGAAAAAGTCAGCAAGGAAGCGTATTTCATCGGCGTCGTGGCCCTGTTCCGCGCGCCTGCGACACAGCGCTGGCGCGCCACCTTTGCCGCCCCCGACGCGGAACGCAGCGGCATCACCGTCGGCCTGCATGCCTGCGCGCTCAGCATCAGCGGCACGTCCACGCTGTCGGCCCCGCGCTGCCAATAG
- the tssK gene encoding type VI secretion system baseplate subunit TssK, giving the protein MGMAAKVLWGEGLFLRPQHFQRQDQYHEARLHHTASALHPYLWGVAHMEWDLAALKTGTLRLQALSAIFRDGEVFEALGDGAPGSDILPPPVDLEALPPAVQEVTYYAALPILNREGMNYTAQASNAGAPAATRFAHAMRATPDLFTESAVADVAYLKKTVRLIPDSEARGSYDCLPLIALRRTVSGGFEPLPSFMAPSLAIAGAPRLQGVLEHLLDALQAKVSALHGHHREPSRNVIEFRSGDVSSFWLLHTVSTAAAALMHYVRHPALHPERLYEALLGLAGGLLSYSKHYTLASLPAYDHAQPGACFDAIDAIIRELLDTVISSKYFSIALLEDKPSYYLGKLDSGKIDQHTTLYLAIRAAMPAIELVDVVPLRVKVGAPDDVEKCVLTAMPGLKLSHAPQVPAAIPVRPDTYYFAIENRGALYEQMFKAQSISVYVPAGIRDLQLELIAVTA; this is encoded by the coding sequence ATGGGCATGGCAGCGAAAGTCTTGTGGGGAGAAGGCCTGTTCCTGCGGCCGCAGCATTTCCAGCGCCAGGACCAGTATCACGAAGCGCGCCTGCATCACACGGCCAGCGCGCTGCATCCCTACCTGTGGGGCGTGGCGCACATGGAGTGGGACCTGGCGGCGCTGAAGACGGGCACCCTGCGCCTGCAGGCCCTGTCGGCCATCTTCCGCGACGGCGAAGTGTTCGAGGCGCTGGGCGACGGCGCGCCCGGCAGCGATATCCTGCCCCCGCCGGTGGACCTGGAAGCGCTGCCGCCGGCGGTGCAGGAAGTGACGTATTACGCGGCCCTGCCCATCCTCAACCGCGAAGGCATGAATTACACGGCGCAGGCGTCAAATGCGGGTGCGCCGGCGGCCACGCGCTTTGCGCATGCCATGCGCGCCACGCCCGACCTGTTTACGGAGTCCGCCGTGGCCGACGTGGCCTATCTGAAAAAGACCGTGCGCCTGATTCCCGACAGCGAGGCGCGCGGCTCCTACGACTGCCTGCCGCTGATCGCCCTGCGGCGCACGGTATCGGGCGGCTTCGAACCCCTGCCCTCGTTCATGGCGCCCAGCCTGGCGATCGCCGGCGCGCCGCGCCTGCAAGGCGTGCTGGAACACCTGCTCGACGCCTTGCAGGCGAAAGTGAGCGCGCTGCACGGCCACCACCGCGAACCGAGCCGCAACGTGATCGAATTCCGCTCGGGCGACGTGTCCTCGTTCTGGCTGCTGCACACGGTCAGCACGGCCGCCGCCGCGCTGATGCACTATGTGCGCCACCCGGCCCTGCATCCGGAGCGCCTGTACGAGGCGCTGCTGGGCCTGGCGGGCGGCCTGCTCAGCTACTCCAAGCACTACACCCTGGCCAGCCTGCCCGCCTACGACCACGCGCAGCCGGGCGCCTGCTTCGATGCCATCGACGCCATCATCCGCGAACTGCTCGACACCGTCATCTCGTCGAAGTATTTTTCCATCGCCCTGCTGGAAGACAAGCCCTCGTACTACCTGGGCAAGCTCGATTCGGGCAAGATCGATCAGCACACCACCCTGTACCTGGCGATACGCGCCGCCATGCCCGCCATCGAGCTGGTGGACGTGGTGCCGCTGCGGGTGAAAGTAGGCGCGCCCGACGACGTGGAAAAATGCGTGCTCACGGCCATGCCCGGCCTGAAACTGTCGCATGCGCCGCAAGTGCCGGCGGCCATTCCCGTGCGGCCCGACACCTATTATTTTGCGATTGAAAACCGCGGCGCGCTGTACGAGCAGATGTTCAAGGCGCAGTCGATTTCCGTCTACGTGCCGGCCGGCATACGCGACCTGCAGCTGGAACTGATCGCGGTGACGGCATGA
- the icmH gene encoding type IVB secretion system protein IcmH/DotU, whose protein sequence is MSQLIERRAAPSLLGPRGAAPAGSSRHAGSALLDLMHEGFYMLFMLKHGSAPGDEQSFMDRITAFLDDFEREAKKIRADGDDIEAAKYAFCAAVDEIILASPFALRKQWERRPLQLLIFGDQLAGEHFFDRLDALRGKGAMRVQALQVFHMCLLLGFQGKYAIDGGEKLSYLTARLGDEIAHIKGKSRGFAPRAERPDQVVNKRGSDVPLWALSSFFALLAICAYLGLKTHLTRGTQTTLAAYADLVKLAPRPAHLTITLP, encoded by the coding sequence ATGAGCCAGCTCATCGAACGGCGCGCGGCGCCCTCCCTGCTGGGACCACGCGGTGCCGCCCCGGCAGGCAGCAGCCGGCATGCGGGCAGCGCCCTGCTGGACCTGATGCACGAAGGCTTTTACATGCTGTTCATGCTGAAGCACGGTTCGGCGCCCGGCGACGAGCAAAGCTTCATGGACCGCATCACGGCCTTCCTCGACGACTTCGAACGCGAAGCGAAGAAGATCCGCGCCGATGGCGACGATATCGAGGCGGCCAAGTATGCGTTCTGCGCGGCCGTCGATGAAATCATCCTCGCCTCGCCGTTCGCCCTGCGCAAGCAGTGGGAGCGGCGCCCGCTGCAGCTGCTGATCTTCGGCGACCAGCTGGCCGGCGAACACTTCTTCGACCGCCTCGACGCCTTGCGCGGCAAGGGCGCCATGCGCGTGCAGGCGCTGCAGGTGTTCCACATGTGTTTATTGCTGGGATTCCAGGGCAAGTATGCGATCGACGGCGGCGAAAAACTCAGCTATCTGACGGCGCGCCTGGGCGACGAGATCGCCCACATCAAGGGCAAGAGCCGCGGCTTCGCGCCGCGCGCGGAACGCCCCGACCAGGTGGTCAACAAACGCGGCAGCGACGTGCCGCTGTGGGCGCTGTCGAGCTTTTTCGCCCTGCTGGCCATCTGCGCCTACCTCGGTCTGAAAACGCATCTGACGCGCGGCACGCAAACGACCCTGGCCGCGTATGCGGACCTGGTCAAGCTGGCGCCGCGGCCCGCGCACCTGACCATTACTCTGCCCTGA
- a CDS encoding OmpA family protein: MKPTVFFLLQLAATACHAQAQAPQTPMPGQILVTGTLADEAGKAAVLGRLRELYGAERVVDQISIGNVAVPANWNGYVQKLIAPNLKLISRGQISIAGNNVSVRGEVANEAQRQQIASDIATSLNPTYTVNNGLRVKAAEAEQGLLDAALDKRIIEFDSGKATITPAGQAILDDMAAAMLRLRGRKVEVIGHTDDTGLRASNVALSQARAEAVRAYLASKGVAADTVLVSGQGPDRPVASNATADGRARNRRIEFRIAQ, from the coding sequence ATGAAACCAACCGTTTTCTTCCTGCTGCAGCTTGCCGCCACTGCCTGCCACGCCCAGGCGCAAGCGCCGCAGACGCCGATGCCGGGCCAGATCCTCGTCACGGGCACCCTGGCCGACGAGGCGGGCAAGGCGGCCGTGCTGGGCCGCCTGCGCGAACTGTATGGCGCCGAGCGCGTGGTCGACCAGATCAGCATCGGCAATGTGGCGGTGCCGGCCAACTGGAACGGCTACGTGCAAAAGCTGATCGCGCCGAACCTGAAGCTGATTTCACGGGGGCAGATCAGCATAGCCGGCAACAACGTCAGCGTGCGCGGCGAAGTGGCGAACGAGGCGCAGCGCCAGCAGATCGCCAGCGATATCGCCACCAGCCTCAATCCCACCTACACCGTCAACAATGGCTTGCGTGTCAAGGCGGCCGAGGCCGAGCAGGGCTTGCTCGATGCGGCGCTCGATAAACGCATCATTGAATTCGACAGCGGCAAGGCCACCATCACGCCGGCCGGCCAGGCCATCCTCGACGATATGGCGGCCGCCATGCTCAGGCTGCGGGGCCGCAAGGTGGAGGTGATCGGCCATACGGACGACACGGGCCTGCGCGCCAGCAACGTGGCCCTGAGCCAGGCACGGGCCGAAGCCGTGCGCGCCTACCTGGCCAGCAAGGGCGTCGCGGCCGATACCGTGCTGGTGTCGGGCCAGGGGCCGGACCGTCCCGTGGCCAGCAACGCCACGGCCGATGGCCGGGCGAGGAACCGGCGCATCGAGTTCCGCATTGCTCAATGA